The following nucleotide sequence is from Psychroflexus torquis ATCC 700755.
AAGTCTTAGTTTTAATTGTGAATGGTTAAAAAACGAGTTGGAAAACTCAAAATTTTGTGTACCAAAAGCTTGGTTAAGTAAACTTTGTGCGTACTCTTTTTTGCTTATGTGCTGAGCCGCAACGGCATCTGCTTGAAGCTCATGCACCAGTAATAGCTCTATTTTTAGCACATGATGGGCTGGACTAAGCCACAGTAAAGCGCGTACTATTTCAGAAAATAACAGATCAGCTCCATGATTGGCTTTGGCATGCTCCAGCTCATGGACTATAATTTTATCTCGCTGGTCTTCAGCAATTTGGTCTCCAATAAAAATGGAATTCCAAAAGGTAAAAGCAGTGTTGGAGGATGACAGGCTGTAACATTTTATGTTCTCTTTATAAGAGTCAAAAGTCGCTGTCGCTATAACTTGCTTAAGTTTCCAATACCCTATACTGAATTTGACGCAGAATACGCTAAAGCCTATAAGATATACAAGCTTCAAAATCGCGTCTAGACTCCAAGAGGACGTCTGGGGAGTAGAGGTTTGTCCTGAAGTCGTTAAGTTCACTTCCTCACCCATCAGAAAATAATTTTGTAATTGAGATGTGTTTTGTTCCGCAGCATTAGCACTCCCCAAATCGAAGGCCAAAAAGCCTAAGTCTAGCAGAGGAAGTATAAAAGAAAGCAGAGCAGTTCCTAGCAAATATAAGCGGTTGTAGGAATAGAAGGTTTCTTTTTTAAAAACCAGATAGAGTCCTAAAAAACAACTTTGAAAAAGGATAACATCCAAGATATAGAGTCCCATTAGTCTTCGGTTTTATCGATGTCTTTAAGTATGCTTTCCAGATCTTTGGCGCTCATATTTTTCTCTTTTACAAAAAAGGAAACCATGTTTTTAAACGATCCTTCATAGTATGAGTTTACCATCTTTTTCATACTTGCTTTCTGGTAAGTAGATTTGTCAACAAGGGCGAAATATTTAAAACCTCTGCCTGCTTTTTCATGACCTACAAATCCCTTGTCTTCCAAAATTCTTATAATAGTCGATACTGTGTTATAAGCAGGTTTAGGTTCTGGCATATCAACGATAAGCTCGGCAACACGAGCATTTTCTCTTTGCCATAAGAGGTGCATAATGTCTTCTTCGGCTCTGGTCAGTGGTCTCATAAGTTATAATTTTCAACTAATCTAAACTAATATTATAGTTAAACTACTATATTAGTTGTTAAAGTTTGTTTTTAGATGGTTTTGAAAAACCTTAAGTTTGTTCAATAATTTTGAACTTATGGCCACAATTTACCAAGTAGATGCGTTCACAGATCAGCTCTTTAAGGGGAACCCTGCTGGAGTTATGCTTCTAGAAAATGGATTTTTGGAAGAAGATCTCATGCAAAACATCGTTAAGGAAATGAATGTGTCTGAAGTTGCTTTCGTGGTTCCTAGAGAAAAAGAGTTC
It contains:
- a CDS encoding BlaI/MecI/CopY family transcriptional regulator, encoding MRPLTRAEEDIMHLLWQRENARVAELIVDMPEPKPAYNTVSTIIRILEDKGFVGHEKAGRGFKYFALVDKSTYQKASMKKMVNSYYEGSFKNMVSFFVKEKNMSAKDLESILKDIDKTED